Proteins encoded in a region of the Neodiprion lecontei isolate iyNeoLeco1 chromosome 5, iyNeoLeco1.1, whole genome shotgun sequence genome:
- the LOC107218010 gene encoding shematrin-like protein 3 → MTFKLVVFAALAVATHAGFINSGHPVGPTIGTSYVSNPGLLRAGSSYSSPYGYGTSGYPLSTGRSYSSGVPTGHVVVRPASYGSPYGYGGRNTPGAVSYPSVSGFAPRSLSYPTPTFASPVLRNGYSGFSGFNGGYGAGYQASLNYQHQPLAYQTSPIGHHPAHGSFSELGTGYGY, encoded by the exons ATGACGTTCAAA CTCGTGGTATTCGCCGCTTTGGCAGTGGCCACTCATGCCGGTTTCATAAACAGTGGTCACCCCGTGGGACCGACGATTGGGACCTCATACGTTTCAAATCCAGGACTCCTGAGGGCCGGTTCCTCATACTCGTCTCCCTACGGCTACGGGACGTCCGGTTATCCATTGTCAACTGGTCGTTCCTACTCTTCCGGAGTTCCAACGGGACACGTGGTCGTCAGACCTGCAAGTTACGGCTCTCCCTACGGCTATGGAGGAAGGAACACACCAGGGGCCGTTTCCTACCCTTCGGTTTCCGGTTTCGCCCCGAGGAGCCTGTCGTACCCAACGCCGACATTCGCATCCCCGGTACTGAGGAATGGATACTCCGGATTCTCCGGATTCAACGGCGGCTATGGCGCCGGGTATCAGGCATCCCTGAACTACCAGCATCAGCCCCTGGCCTACCAGACCTCGCCAATTGGCCACCACCCAGCACACGGGTCTTTCAGCGAACTGGGTACCGGATATGGATACTGA
- the LOC107218022 gene encoding cuticle protein 16.5: MAFKLIALSALLAVAHAGGPAAYDIATATGDHGSVGYTQESTHKGYAGQNVVSSFSKSVDSPHSSVRVSNSRVTNDALYSHAVAPALSYAAHAAPVVSYSAHAAPALAYAAHAAPAISYSAHAAPAVSYSAHAAPAVAYSAHAAPAYGYAHSAPAYGYAHAAPAYSSAPSVSYSSISTPVVAKTAYAAPAPVYSYSHAAPVVAKAAYAAPAYSYAPAAPVVAKAAYGVAPAYGYSGAAPVVHATFQGLGAHYAW, from the exons ATGGCATTCAAG CTTATCGCCCTCTCCGCCCTCCTCGCCGTCGCTCACGCCGGTGGTCCAGCGGCTTACGACATCGCCACCGCAACCGGTGACCACGGCAGCGTGGGATACACCCAAGAGTCGACCCACAAGGGCTACGCCGGACAGAACGTCGTCTCATCCTTCAGCAAGTCAGTCGACTCTCCCCACTCCAGCGTCCGCGTGAGCAACAGCCGTGTCACCAACGACGCCCTCTACAGCCACGCCGTCGCTCCAGCTCTCTCCTACGCCGCTCACGCCGCTCCGGTCGTCTCCTACTCCGCTCACGCCGCTCCGGCTCTCGCCTACGCCGCTCACGCCGCTCCGGCCATCTCTTACTCGGCTCACGCCGCTCCGGCCGTCTCTTACTCGGCTCACGCCGCTCCGGCCGTCGCTTACTCGGCTCACGCAGCCCCGGCTTACGGCTACGCTCACTCCGCGCCAGCTTACGGCTACGCTCACGCCGCGCCCGCTTACTCGTCCGCTCCGTCGGTATCTTACAGCTCGATCTCTACCCCGGTAGTGGCTAAGACCGCTTACGCCGCCCCGGCCCCGGTCTACTCTTACTCTCACGCTGCCCCCGTCGTCGCCAAGGCCGCCTACGCCGCCCCCGCTTACAGCTACGCTCCCGCAGCCCCCGTCGTTGCTAAGGCCGCTTACGGAGTTGCCCCGGCTTACGGATACTCCGGTGCCGCCCCCGTCGTCCACGCCACCTTCCAGGGTCTTGGTGCTCACTACGCTTGGTAG